In a single window of the Bacteroidota bacterium genome:
- a CDS encoding OmpA family protein, with the protein MRTVTLTLATLALGTFTALNAQNLVKNGSFEENKREPKGWGEIGRATMASSANNTTVDYYGPKACKGQALSTGENFMGNQAAFEGQHYAGIIAYYGDEATDWSSIWSGELKTRSGYQAYSEYVQLEFSSALEAGKTYSISFQASLADKSAFAVSGLGAYISKEKMNAMKNTYLDVEPHISSSAMTDNTGGWTEIKGTYTAKGGEMYIIIGCFKKGMEKKNVTGQNNALNMRRAYYYIDGVNVAGGAASVVPDQPKDELYEQILSGANINLKGLNFETGSATIKKESYADLDKWVTVLKAHPELRIAIEGHTDASGNAANNMTLSKQRAESVKKYFTDKGIAADRMTTEGFGSTRPVDKENVKSLANRRVEIHIAK; encoded by the coding sequence ATGAGAACAGTTACACTCACACTTGCAACACTGGCTCTGGGTACATTTACCGCCCTGAACGCCCAAAACTTAGTTAAAAACGGTTCGTTTGAAGAAAACAAACGCGAACCCAAAGGCTGGGGCGAAATTGGCCGTGCCACAATGGCAAGCAGCGCCAATAACACAACCGTAGATTATTACGGTCCGAAAGCCTGCAAAGGTCAGGCGCTTTCTACCGGCGAAAATTTCATGGGTAATCAGGCCGCTTTTGAAGGACAGCATTACGCCGGCATTATTGCCTATTATGGCGACGAGGCGACCGACTGGAGCAGCATCTGGAGCGGCGAGCTTAAAACCCGCAGCGGTTATCAGGCCTACAGCGAATATGTACAACTCGAATTTTCGAGTGCCCTCGAAGCAGGCAAAACCTACAGCATTTCTTTTCAGGCCAGTTTGGCCGATAAAAGTGCGTTTGCAGTATCTGGTCTTGGCGCATACATCTCGAAAGAGAAAATGAATGCCATGAAAAACACATACCTCGATGTGGAGCCGCACATTTCCTCATCGGCCATGACTGATAACACGGGCGGCTGGACAGAGATCAAAGGCACCTATACTGCCAAAGGTGGTGAGATGTACATCATTATCGGCTGCTTTAAAAAGGGCATGGAAAAGAAAAACGTAACCGGCCAGAACAATGCACTGAACATGCGCCGCGCATACTATTATATTGATGGCGTGAATGTAGCTGGCGGCGCTGCATCTGTAGTGCCCGATCAGCCCAAAGATGAGCTTTATGAGCAAATTCTGAGCGGGGCAAACATTAACCTGAAAGGCCTGAATTTTGAAACCGGCTCGGCTACTATCAAAAAAGAATCGTATGCCGATCTCGATAAGTGGGTGACCGTGCTCAAAGCACACCCCGAACTTCGTATTGCCATCGAAGGTCATACAGATGCTTCGGGCAACGCGGCAAACAACATGACACTTTCAAAACAGCGTGCCGAATCGGTAAAGAAATATTTTACAGACAAGGGCATTGCTGCTGATCGTATGACCACCGAAGGCTTTGGCTCTACCCGTCCGGTGGACAAGGAAAACGTGAAAAGCCTTGCCAACCGTCGTGTAGAAATTCACATTGCGAAGTAA
- a CDS encoding NADAR family protein: MKYSLPLLKEEIHKGKLFEYFYFWGHKIHTPLTETCFSQWYPAPFVHEGLTYPTAEHWMMAGKARTFDDAEILQRMFETGSPAEAKKLGREIKNFDPDTWDKVKYELVKEGNVLKFSQHADMKAYLLQTGSKVIVEASPMDAIWGIGLGRENPKAKNPFTWRGENLLGFALMEVRDEMR; this comes from the coding sequence ATGAAATATTCTCTCCCGCTCCTTAAAGAAGAAATTCACAAAGGAAAACTGTTTGAATATTTTTATTTCTGGGGGCATAAAATCCATACGCCTCTTACCGAAACCTGCTTCAGCCAGTGGTATCCGGCTCCGTTTGTACACGAAGGTCTCACCTACCCAACTGCCGAACACTGGATGATGGCCGGCAAAGCCCGCACCTTTGATGATGCGGAAATACTGCAACGTATGTTTGAAACCGGATCGCCTGCAGAAGCAAAGAAACTGGGACGAGAAATAAAAAACTTTGATCCCGATACGTGGGATAAAGTAAAGTATGAGTTAGTGAAGGAAGGCAATGTGCTCAAGTTCTCGCAACATGCTGATATGAAGGCTTACCTGCTTCAAACCGGCAGTAAAGTAATTGTGGAAGCCAGTCCGATGGATGCAATCTGGGGAATTGGACTGGGACGTGAAAATCCGAAAGCAAAAAATCCGTTTACGTGGCGGGGTGAAAATTTATTGGGATTTGCGTTGATGGAGGTGCGGGATGAAATGCGATAA
- a CDS encoding MoxR family ATPase, whose amino-acid sequence MNEQTPNPFFQSRLPLADLQQAVADVRAEIGRIIVGQDRVVDLLICALLADGHVLLEGVPGVAKTLTAKLLARTVSVGFSRIQFTPDLMPSDVTGTSVYNVKTQEFEFRRGPIFSNIVLIDEINRAPAKTQSALFEAMEERQVTIDGHTYILERPFLVVATQNPVEQEGTYRLPEAQLDRFLFKIEIDYPSLEHETRIIADFHNRKNVIDLNSVRHVLSAQQLQSLREKVFGLHVEPNLIHYIAQIVNRTRNNSSLYLGASPRASLAILTASKAMAAMQGRDFVTPDDIRTVAVPVLQHRVMLTPEKEMEGATAREVVMQLIQQVEIPR is encoded by the coding sequence ATGAACGAACAAACGCCGAATCCGTTTTTCCAGAGCCGCCTACCGCTTGCCGATCTTCAGCAGGCTGTGGCCGACGTGCGCGCCGAGATTGGTCGCATAATTGTAGGGCAGGACCGCGTGGTTGATCTGCTCATTTGCGCACTGCTGGCCGACGGGCATGTACTGCTTGAGGGTGTGCCCGGCGTAGCAAAAACGCTTACCGCAAAGCTGCTGGCACGCACGGTTTCGGTGGGCTTTTCGCGCATACAGTTTACACCAGACCTTATGCCGAGCGATGTAACCGGCACCAGTGTATATAATGTAAAAACACAGGAGTTTGAATTCCGTCGCGGCCCCATTTTCAGCAATATTGTGCTCATCGACGAGATTAACCGGGCTCCGGCCAAAACACAATCGGCGTTGTTTGAGGCTATGGAAGAACGGCAGGTAACCATCGACGGGCATACGTACATACTGGAACGTCCGTTTCTGGTGGTGGCCACACAAAACCCGGTAGAACAGGAAGGTACATACCGTTTGCCTGAAGCACAGCTTGACCGTTTTCTGTTTAAGATTGAAATTGATTATCCCTCACTGGAACACGAAACACGCATCATTGCCGATTTCCATAACCGCAAAAATGTAATCGACCTCAACAGTGTTCGTCATGTGCTGAGTGCGCAGCAGCTGCAAAGCCTGCGCGAAAAGGTATTCGGCCTGCATGTAGAGCCGAACCTGATTCACTATATCGCACAAATTGTAAACCGCACGCGCAACAACAGCTCGCTTTACCTCGGTGCTTCGCCGCGTGCTTCGCTGGCTATTCTTACAGCCTCTAAAGCAATGGCCGCCATGCAGGGGCGCGACTTTGTAACACCCGATGACATACGCACCGTGGCCGTGCCGGTGTTGCAGCACCGTGTAATGCTAACGCCTGAAAAGGAAATGGAAGGTGCTACCGCCCGCGAAGTAGTAATGCAGCTCATTCAGCAGGTAGAAATTCCGCGCTAA
- a CDS encoding PHB depolymerase family esterase, translated as MKSRLFLVLIILSGTVPAFGCSCIGRESVSQAYASTALIFSGKVLADSVVKIESKEMPGAYYSQKHYRFSVTHTYKGRSMSTVAIETGMGGGDCGYRFELNKEYIVYASLKNDSLRIYSTTICTRTAEFSIHEDLSLLKLSQKKSTQQTPLYLQKEFGSNPGNLRMYYYLPDSLKQQKMVVVLHGCSQSARSCAEQTGWHDLAKADGFALLFPEQDLLNNVSNCFNWFNADDQDTASGEAASIRNMMWWMKQRYGIEQIYVTGLSAGAAMANILMVNFPELISKGALFAGGPYGAAKNVGEAPKAMAGNVNKTPAEWAALAHAARPGYTGKYPQAAIFQGEGDYTVNKQNATELMKQWTALHNTDTLAENELERPFVSQHPRIKEFAYADSTGQFPVLVFMISRLGHALPVDPNGKTVKGGKTGFFATDIDFHSTAWVAEWFGLM; from the coding sequence ATGAAAAGCCGGTTGTTTTTAGTGCTGATTATTTTATCCGGAACAGTTCCAGCGTTTGGTTGTTCCTGCATCGGGCGTGAAAGTGTGAGCCAGGCGTATGCTTCCACAGCGTTGATTTTTTCGGGAAAAGTGCTGGCCGATTCTGTGGTAAAAATTGAATCGAAAGAAATGCCGGGTGCTTACTATTCACAAAAGCATTATCGCTTTTCAGTTACACACACCTACAAAGGCCGCAGCATGAGCACAGTGGCCATTGAAACCGGCATGGGCGGCGGCGATTGCGGTTACAGGTTTGAACTGAATAAAGAATACATCGTTTACGCCAGTCTGAAAAACGATTCGCTGCGCATTTATTCCACAACCATCTGCACACGTACAGCCGAATTTTCAATTCACGAAGATCTTTCCCTGCTTAAACTTTCACAGAAGAAATCAACTCAGCAAACACCGCTTTACCTGCAAAAGGAATTCGGCAGCAATCCCGGCAACCTGCGCATGTATTACTACTTGCCCGACTCGCTGAAGCAGCAGAAAATGGTGGTGGTGCTGCACGGCTGCTCGCAAAGCGCCCGCAGCTGTGCCGAACAAACCGGCTGGCACGATCTTGCCAAAGCAGATGGCTTCGCGCTGCTTTTTCCGGAGCAGGATTTATTAAACAACGTAAGCAACTGTTTCAACTGGTTCAATGCCGACGATCAGGACACTGCATCGGGCGAGGCGGCTTCTATCCGCAACATGATGTGGTGGATGAAACAACGCTACGGCATTGAACAAATTTATGTTACCGGTTTATCGGCCGGTGCCGCCATGGCCAATATTCTGATGGTGAATTTTCCGGAGCTGATAAGTAAAGGCGCCTTGTTTGCAGGCGGGCCTTACGGTGCGGCAAAGAACGTGGGCGAAGCGCCAAAAGCAATGGCCGGAAACGTAAATAAAACACCCGCCGAATGGGCTGCACTGGCACACGCGGCTCGTCCGGGCTACACCGGCAAGTATCCGCAGGCCGCCATTTTTCAGGGTGAAGGTGATTATACGGTAAACAAACAAAATGCAACCGAACTCATGAAGCAATGGACGGCACTGCACAATACCGATACGCTTGCTGAAAATGAATTGGAGCGTCCTTTCGTCAGTCAGCATCCACGTATCAAAGAGTTTGCCTATGCCGATTCAACCGGTCAGTTTCCCGTGCTTGTGTTTATGATTTCACGTTTAGGCCATGCACTGCCTGTTGATCCGAATGGCAAAACAGTAAAAGGCGGCAAAACCGGTTTCTTTGCTACCGATATCGACTTCCATTCCACGGCATGGGTTGCGGAATGGTTTGGTTTAATGTAA
- a CDS encoding C1 family peptidase, with protein MPIRIDQDGNDNGPNFNPGNRSGFNRGGGGGGGFGGLGILLMFLPQLIRFFFRNPKIGLLVVAALVIFWFFSGRSCGGGLLNANNSSYSRGCDMKREVYAQADVYEPLADNVKDPLPERVSLLEFAPKRLNQGKQGSCVAWASAYAARTILYSRATGQDPNGTSFSPSFLYNQIALENCQGSYLQRAMEAMQQRGSLPLSQYPYDENTCSREPDNSQLQAAQLYKIKGASRLSKNDGSGGDDDYRVNMLAIKQNLAQGAPVVIGMRVGGTFMRSMEGKDVWIPAKSDYDAAFSNEFGGHAMCVIGYDDYMKGGAFQIMNSWGQEWGSNGVCWVRYNDFDYFVVEAYGLHPMGAVNKPAPSSLDCLFGLENQTTKTAIPFTARGKSGNVGVYRTSAPVVKGQSKDQKGTPFKIQFTNNAECYTYLIGLETNNTSYVLFPYTPKHSPYCGITGKRLFPKDHTLYPDNIGTLDQMAVLVTNEPIDYKAINQQISAAKGTTLADKINAALGSKLTSAATFTGSNGNVQLSKPIGDAGWMAVVLEIEKR; from the coding sequence ATGCCAATACGTATTGACCAGGACGGCAACGACAACGGCCCCAATTTCAATCCCGGTAACCGATCCGGATTTAACCGTGGCGGCGGTGGCGGCGGCGGTTTTGGCGGACTGGGCATTTTACTGATGTTCTTACCGCAGCTTATTCGCTTTTTCTTTCGCAATCCGAAAATCGGGCTGTTGGTGGTGGCGGCGCTGGTGATCTTCTGGTTCTTTAGCGGGCGCAGTTGCGGTGGCGGTTTACTCAACGCCAACAACTCGTCGTACAGCCGCGGGTGCGACATGAAGCGCGAAGTATATGCGCAGGCGGATGTGTATGAGCCGCTGGCCGATAACGTGAAAGATCCATTACCCGAACGTGTGTCGCTGCTTGAGTTTGCGCCTAAGCGTCTCAATCAGGGTAAACAGGGCTCTTGTGTGGCCTGGGCCAGCGCGTATGCTGCACGCACAATCCTTTACAGCCGCGCCACCGGGCAGGATCCCAATGGCACCAGCTTCAGCCCATCGTTTCTGTACAACCAGATTGCACTCGAAAACTGCCAGGGCTCATATCTGCAGCGCGCCATGGAGGCCATGCAGCAACGCGGCAGCCTTCCGCTTTCGCAATATCCGTATGATGAAAACACCTGCAGCCGCGAGCCCGATAATTCGCAGTTGCAGGCTGCACAGCTGTATAAAATTAAAGGAGCTTCACGCTTATCGAAAAACGACGGCAGCGGCGGCGACGATGATTACCGCGTAAACATGCTGGCCATTAAACAAAATCTGGCGCAGGGTGCACCCGTGGTGATCGGCATGCGCGTGGGCGGCACGTTTATGCGCAGCATGGAAGGTAAAGACGTGTGGATTCCTGCTAAGTCAGATTATGATGCCGCGTTCAGCAACGAGTTTGGCGGCCACGCCATGTGCGTTATCGGCTATGATGATTATATGAAAGGCGGCGCGTTTCAGATAATGAATTCCTGGGGGCAGGAATGGGGAAGCAATGGCGTGTGCTGGGTGCGCTACAATGATTTCGATTACTTTGTGGTAGAAGCGTATGGCTTGCATCCAATGGGTGCTGTAAATAAGCCGGCACCTTCAAGCCTCGACTGCCTCTTCGGTCTCGAAAATCAAACAACCAAAACAGCCATACCTTTTACAGCGCGCGGCAAATCGGGCAATGTAGGCGTGTACCGCACTTCAGCGCCCGTGGTTAAAGGTCAGTCGAAAGACCAGAAAGGCACGCCGTTTAAAATTCAGTTTACCAATAATGCCGAGTGCTACACCTACCTCATTGGTCTTGAAACCAACAACACCAGCTACGTGTTGTTTCCTTACACGCCTAAACATTCGCCCTACTGCGGCATTACCGGTAAACGGCTCTTCCCCAAAGACCACACGCTTTATCCCGACAACATCGGTACTCTCGACCAAATGGCCGTGCTCGTTACCAACGAGCCGATTGACTACAAAGCCATCAATCAGCAAATAAGCGCCGCCAAAGGCACCACGCTGGCCGATAAAATAAATGCGGCCCTCGGCAGCAAACTTACTTCTGCAGCCACGTTTACAGGCAGCAATGGAAATGTGCAACTCAGCAAACCCATTGGCGATGCAGGCTGGATGGCCGTGGTGCTGGAAATTGAAAAACGTTAA
- a CDS encoding DUF58 domain-containing protein: MLRFLRSFYLTQRFFALCFALAVLAMLGYFYPVLLPVAKIVLLAIPAVLVFDCILAWSVKQGIAARRITMDKLSNGDYNDVKIVIESRFPMPMHCKVVDELPVQFQARDLSFDFMLMPRAARELTYKVRPVKRGEYRFGAVNVYVATVLRLVERRFRFAQEQNVPVYPSFIQMRRFELLAISNRLTEAGIKKIRRRGQNNEFDQIKDYVPGDDPRTVNWKASARRNRLMVNTYQDEKSQQVVSLIDMGRVMKMPFEEMTLLDYSINASLVISNIAMQKYDKAGIVTFSHKIHQMLPPERRGLQLYKIMELLYGAKTGYLESDYERLYMSVKQRLTQRSLLLLFTNFESLSSMQRQLKYLRRLAKDHLLVVIFFENTELRTFLDERPVSVQEIYYKTVAEKFTWEKKLIVKELEQYGIHAVYTAPQNLTVNTINKYLELKARGLI; the protein is encoded by the coding sequence ATGCTTCGCTTCCTCCGGTCGTTTTACCTCACACAGCGCTTTTTTGCGTTGTGCTTTGCACTGGCTGTGCTGGCCATGCTGGGGTATTTCTACCCCGTACTGCTGCCCGTGGCGAAGATTGTACTGCTTGCCATTCCGGCCGTGCTGGTGTTCGACTGCATACTTGCCTGGAGTGTAAAGCAGGGCATTGCAGCGCGGCGCATTACCATGGACAAACTCTCGAACGGCGATTACAACGATGTAAAAATTGTAATCGAAAGCCGCTTCCCCATGCCCATGCACTGCAAGGTGGTAGATGAGTTGCCTGTGCAGTTTCAGGCGCGCGACCTGAGCTTTGATTTCATGCTCATGCCCCGCGCCGCACGTGAACTCACTTATAAGGTACGCCCGGTGAAACGCGGCGAATACCGCTTTGGCGCAGTGAACGTGTACGTGGCTACCGTGTTACGACTGGTTGAACGGCGCTTTCGTTTTGCACAGGAACAGAACGTACCTGTATATCCGTCGTTCATTCAAATGCGCCGTTTTGAGCTGCTGGCCATTTCAAACCGGCTTACCGAAGCGGGTATCAAAAAAATACGCCGCCGGGGGCAAAACAACGAGTTCGACCAGATCAAAGACTATGTGCCCGGCGACGATCCGCGCACGGTTAACTGGAAAGCATCGGCCCGGCGAAACAGGCTCATGGTGAACACCTATCAGGACGAGAAATCGCAGCAGGTGGTGTCACTCATCGACATGGGCCGCGTAATGAAAATGCCGTTTGAGGAAATGACCCTGCTCGACTATTCCATTAATGCGAGCCTGGTTATCTCAAACATTGCCATGCAGAAATACGACAAGGCCGGCATTGTGACCTTCTCGCATAAAATACACCAGATGCTGCCGCCCGAACGGCGGGGCCTGCAGCTTTACAAAATTATGGAGCTGCTTTATGGCGCCAAAACCGGTTATCTCGAAAGCGATTACGAGCGCCTGTACATGAGCGTAAAACAGCGCCTCACCCAACGCAGTCTGCTCCTGCTTTTCACCAATTTCGAAAGCCTGAGCAGTATGCAGCGCCAGCTTAAATACCTGCGCCGCCTTGCAAAAGATCACCTCTTAGTAGTCATCTTTTTTGAGAATACCGAGCTACGCACTTTCCTCGACGAACGTCCGGTAAGTGTGCAGGAAATTTATTACAAAACCGTAGCCGAGAAATTTACTTGGGAAAAGAAACTCATTGTAAAGGAACTTGAACAGTACGGTATTCACGCTGTTTATACTGCTCCGCAGAATCTCACCGTAAACACCATCAATAAATACCTCGAACTGAAAGCGCGGGGACTGATATAA